TGCCTGTCCCACAAGACTGTCTAGGTGGGTGTCACTTGGGCCACGGAAGGTGACTGCAGTGATCTCAGAACACACGACAAGCACACGGGCACCCTTGTTGTTCTCAGCCAAATCCTTGGCCAATCGAAGAACCGTGCCTCCTGCAAAGCACCCTTGTTGGTACATCATGTACCTCTTCACAGAGGGGCGAAGTCCCAAGAGTTTGGTGAGTTGGTAATCAGCACCAGGCATGTCGACGCCACTGGTGGTGCAAAAGATCAAGTGTGTAATCTTGGACTTTGGCTGCCCCCACTCCTTTATGGCTTTCACTGCAGCCTCTTTCCCTAACTTTGGCACCTCTACCACCACTATGTCTTGCCTAACATCCAAAGAAGGTGCCATGTAAGCACACATGTTAGGATTCTCCTTCAGGATCTCCTCGGTGAGATGCATATATCTCTTCTTGATCATGGACTTGTCGCACATGCGCTGGAATTTCTCTTTGAGGTCGGTCATGTGCTCACTGTTTGTGATTCTGAAGTAGTAATCCGGGTAGGTGCTTTGATCAACACAGTTTGGTGGGGTTGCAGTTCCAATGGCAAGGATGGTTGCTGGGCCTTCTGCCCTTTGAGCCTGGTGGATCTCCGATACACTCACCATATCTTAGGTTTCTTCAATAAAACTTAATACTGCTGTTTGCTCAAGTTGTGTGTTTGAAGATGTTGGAGGAGTTAGCATTTTATATGCATGCAAGGGTGGTTGATTTGAAGCATATTCATCAGTTTGGTGGCATGTTTTGGAAGACCATCTCTGACCCCATATTTTACTCACTGCTACGTTTttccaactttttctctctttctaactTCTCAGTCAACCTTGGTACCTTAGCAAGAAAAGTCTACCACTTCTCGTGGTAGGTAGGTAgccttttaaattatatcaacggccacaatcaaatcaaaattatatctaatGCCTACAGTTTCGCCGTCTTGTTTTTGGATCGCACACCACTTCtcttcctttatttttattttacaatatgtATTTGGTGGTGACATCCGattatcttttatttacaatataacttttatataacatatcaattaaataaatataaatataacaatgaaataaataatatcaaacacAATATTATTACTAACattataaacattatatatttaatctaaaattctTAGACACCACCCTTATTATTGTTGTATTCATCTTCGATAATGATTTTGTGAATTTtgatttaatcaataataaaaaattctatttgTTCCCTGCATGAccttttatttgtaatataatagTTTTAGATGACCCTTTTATTTATCGATCTTATTGTGTAATAAAAATACCATCGAAACATCTATATATTTATGGtatctaaattaataaatattatactttaatCATATtggacaaaaacaaaattacgtATGTCTCCACCGTcctaaataaataacttttttttattttttttattaattattcaaatttttagtcatataatttcattcaattaaATAGAGAGTTAGTATTTATTTATCACTCTCTTCTTAagtctttcatttcaattttagagttttatttacTTCATTAActtaagaaaagtaaaattctAAATgtataacttttcattttgtaCCATTTCTCTTCAAATATATGTAATTGTGCATTTAATTTTGTATCTGTTTATACAAAATTTGTAAATGTTGAGTTCATAAATggattatttagttatttaaatccATGactagattaaaaaataaactcatttaaatgtttatacaacaattataaataaaatattttttttattttaactattaaaaatgtatgcaatac
The Vigna angularis cultivar LongXiaoDou No.4 chromosome 5, ASM1680809v1, whole genome shotgun sequence genome window above contains:
- the LOC128196808 gene encoding chalcone synthase 17-like, translated to MVSVSEIHQAQRAEGPATILAIGTATPPNCVDQSTYPDYYFRITNSEHMTDLKEKFQRMCDKSMIKKRYMHLTEEILKENPNMCAYMAPSLDVRQDIVVVEVPKLGKEAAVKAIKEWGQPKSKITHLIFCTTSGVDMPGADYQLTKLLGLRPSVKRYMMYQQGCFAGGTVLRLAKDLAENNKGARVLVVCSEITAVTFRGPSDTHLDSLVGQALFGDGAAAVIVGSDPIPQIEKPLFELVWTAQTIAPDSDGAIDGHLREVGLTFHLLKDVPGIVSKNIGKALYEAFNPLNISDYNSIFWIAHPGGPAILDQVEQKLGLKAEKMKATRDVLSDYGNMSSACVLFILDEMRRKSAENGLKTTGEGLEWGVLFGFGPGLTIETVVLHSVAI